Proteins encoded in a region of the Pelagicoccus sp. SDUM812003 genome:
- the rpsR gene encoding 30S ribosomal protein S18: MSTEAKSQSLTPQELDFHHAHILARYVTETGKILPSKVNRINAKQQRKIKKAIKRARNLRLMM, from the coding sequence ATGAGCACAGAAGCAAAATCACAGAGCCTCACGCCACAAGAGCTGGACTTTCACCACGCTCATATCCTTGCACGCTACGTGACTGAAACCGGTAAAATCCTTCCTTCCAAGGTCAACCGCATCAACGCCAAGCAGCAACGCAAGATCAAGAAGGCCATCAAGCGCGCCCGCAATCTGCGTCTGATGATGTAG
- a CDS encoding hemolysin family protein — protein sequence MYEYSAFELTAFGIGAAVLLLLNAAFVAAEFSLVKLRFTRFSTSKMKRAAQSERIAALLEDMSSSIKLLRLGISLCSIGCALLLLPLAYTLTTHFGWAIGWELRFSIMIGLVVSVGAHFVLGELVPRALALQYPVQSIRVALPLVIIFRFVVRPVSAVLNGVSSLILRALRLDPSMDFNLLYVQAQIRSIVDEGIELPAFAESIVSNALELGKRVAHDIMIPRNQLQYIDLEDTIDENLELARKTGHTRFPLCEGDLDHCVGIIHVKDVFRSGKNGGQIDWRRLMRPMLRFSMDEPLERVLQRFLKTRKHFGLLTDEFGGTVGAVTLEDVLEELVGEIQDEFDREEALVSEIEGGVYLVDGLTPLHDLSEEIGVDLQADEVSTFGGYLTYELGRMPAMGEELRIKGLEIVITAVDERRVLSAQLRVVKDKEEEETESPAES from the coding sequence GTGTACGAATACTCAGCTTTCGAACTCACGGCTTTCGGCATCGGAGCCGCCGTGCTTCTGCTCCTCAACGCGGCATTCGTTGCCGCGGAATTTAGCTTGGTGAAACTGCGTTTCACCCGCTTCAGCACCAGCAAGATGAAGCGGGCCGCCCAAAGCGAGCGCATCGCCGCTTTGCTCGAGGACATGAGCTCCAGCATCAAGCTGCTGCGCCTGGGCATATCCTTGTGCTCGATTGGCTGCGCCTTGCTGCTGCTGCCGCTCGCCTACACGCTGACCACTCATTTCGGTTGGGCCATTGGCTGGGAGCTTCGTTTCTCCATCATGATTGGCCTGGTGGTCTCCGTCGGAGCCCACTTCGTTCTCGGCGAACTCGTGCCGCGAGCCTTGGCTCTGCAGTATCCGGTACAGTCCATTCGCGTGGCCCTGCCTCTGGTGATCATCTTTCGCTTCGTGGTGCGTCCCGTTTCGGCCGTTTTGAATGGCGTGTCCAGTCTGATTCTGAGGGCGCTGAGGCTCGATCCCAGCATGGACTTCAATTTGCTCTACGTGCAGGCCCAGATCCGATCCATCGTGGATGAGGGCATCGAGCTGCCGGCTTTCGCGGAAAGCATCGTCAGCAACGCTCTGGAGCTGGGGAAACGCGTGGCTCACGATATAATGATCCCGCGCAACCAGCTGCAGTACATCGACTTGGAAGATACCATCGACGAAAATCTGGAGCTGGCCCGCAAGACCGGCCATACGCGTTTCCCCCTTTGCGAAGGAGATCTGGATCACTGCGTCGGCATCATTCACGTGAAGGACGTCTTCCGCAGCGGGAAAAATGGCGGCCAGATCGACTGGCGTCGGTTGATGCGGCCTATGCTGCGCTTTTCCATGGACGAACCGCTCGAACGCGTGCTGCAGCGTTTTCTGAAAACCCGCAAGCATTTCGGCCTCTTGACCGACGAGTTCGGAGGCACCGTGGGGGCGGTCACCTTGGAGGATGTGCTGGAGGAGCTGGTCGGAGAGATCCAGGACGAGTTCGACCGCGAGGAGGCTCTCGTCAGCGAGATCGAAGGCGGGGTCTACCTCGTCGACGGACTGACGCCGCTGCACGACCTGTCCGAGGAAATCGGAGTGGACCTGCAGGCGGACGAGGTGTCGACCTTTGGCGGCTACCTGACCTACGAGCTTGGCCGCATGCCCGCTATGGGCGAGGAGCTGCGCATCAAGGGGCTGGAAATCGTGATCACGGCGGTCGATGAACGCCGGGTATTGAGCGCCCAGTTGCGCGTGGTGAAGGACAAGGAAGAGGAGGAGACGGAGTCTCCGGCGGAAAGCTGA
- a CDS encoding TrkA C-terminal domain-containing protein: MNILESVFGNSLIVLFLVVGIGLLFGSLTVKGIGLGSSGVLFVALLAGHLGLEVPAGVGSFGLALFVYCVGIGAGPRFFPALAREGGGLAKLSLLIVIVGALVAWGLSDLFELPADLTAGLFAGALTSTPALAAATEGAKEAAQGVAIGYGIAYPFGVIGVVLFVQLLPKLLKPKPDEEQVEEADATEAEVRNALVEVSNPNLIGMKISDGNVSGFGCQVSRVLRDGRLAPIRNDDTFEAGQNLLLVGSGKGIKLAIDYIGKQSDKTFVMDTEHERQRLVVTAKSIGGKVLEEIGTLSNFGVVVTRVSRLGQTFVPTHNTRLELYDVLTVVGESDALERFGKHIGHRPQAFDQTDMISLAIGLSAGIFCGMVPIALPGGEPMTLGLAGGPLFVALVLGYFGRVGRIVGHIPRPTRLLLQELGLVLFLANAGIVGGSSLGETVSKYGITVFIAGALITLAPLLTSYVFARKALGLTQAQTLGGICGGMTSTPALGALTASSNSQQPIVSYATAYPVALIMMTVLAKLLLQVLGIGG; this comes from the coding sequence ATGAACATTTTAGAAAGCGTATTCGGGAATTCACTTATCGTGCTTTTCCTCGTGGTGGGGATCGGTCTCCTATTTGGCAGCCTGACGGTGAAAGGCATCGGGCTGGGGAGTTCGGGCGTCCTGTTCGTAGCCTTGCTGGCTGGACATTTGGGGCTGGAGGTGCCGGCTGGGGTGGGCAGCTTCGGTCTGGCTCTGTTCGTCTACTGCGTCGGCATCGGAGCCGGCCCACGCTTTTTCCCGGCCCTGGCCCGCGAGGGCGGCGGCTTGGCCAAGCTGAGTCTGCTGATCGTGATCGTCGGGGCCTTGGTGGCCTGGGGGCTTTCCGACCTGTTCGAGCTGCCGGCGGATTTGACGGCGGGTCTGTTCGCTGGCGCGCTCACTAGCACGCCGGCCTTGGCGGCCGCCACCGAAGGAGCGAAGGAGGCAGCCCAGGGCGTGGCTATCGGCTACGGCATCGCGTATCCGTTTGGGGTGATCGGCGTGGTGCTTTTCGTGCAGCTGCTGCCCAAGCTGCTCAAGCCGAAGCCGGACGAGGAGCAGGTCGAGGAGGCCGACGCCACGGAGGCGGAGGTGCGCAACGCCTTGGTGGAGGTTTCCAATCCCAACCTGATCGGCATGAAGATCTCTGATGGAAACGTGTCCGGCTTTGGCTGTCAGGTTTCCCGCGTCCTGCGCGACGGCCGGCTGGCGCCGATTCGCAACGACGACACTTTCGAAGCGGGGCAGAACCTGCTGCTCGTCGGCAGCGGAAAGGGCATCAAGCTGGCCATCGACTACATCGGCAAGCAAAGCGACAAGACCTTTGTGATGGATACCGAGCACGAGCGTCAGCGCTTGGTGGTGACCGCCAAGTCCATTGGCGGAAAGGTGCTGGAGGAAATCGGCACCCTGAGCAATTTCGGCGTGGTGGTGACGCGCGTCAGTCGCTTGGGTCAGACCTTCGTGCCTACCCACAACACCCGCTTGGAGCTTTACGACGTGCTCACGGTGGTTGGCGAGTCGGACGCTCTGGAGCGCTTTGGCAAACACATCGGGCACCGGCCCCAAGCCTTCGATCAGACCGACATGATTTCGCTGGCCATCGGCCTGAGCGCCGGGATCTTTTGCGGCATGGTGCCGATCGCCCTGCCCGGCGGAGAGCCCATGACGCTCGGTCTGGCCGGAGGGCCCCTGTTCGTGGCATTGGTTCTTGGATACTTCGGCCGAGTCGGACGAATCGTTGGCCATATCCCGCGTCCCACGAGATTGCTGCTGCAGGAGCTTGGATTGGTCTTGTTTCTCGCCAACGCGGGCATCGTAGGCGGATCGAGCCTAGGCGAAACCGTATCCAAATATGGGATCACCGTTTTCATCGCCGGAGCGTTGATCACGCTCGCGCCCCTTCTCACCTCGTACGTTTTCGCACGCAAGGCGCTTGGATTGACTCAGGCCCAGACGCTTGGCGGTATTTGCGGGGGCATGACAAGCACGCCTGCGTTGGGGGCGCTCACCGCTTCCAGCAATTCCCAGCAGCCCATCGTCTCCTACGCGACCGCCTATCCGGTGGCCCTGATCATGATGACGGTGCTCGCGAAGCTGCTGCTTCAGGTGTTGGGCATCGGGGGGTAG
- a CDS encoding L-threonylcarbamoyladenylate synthase: MAKILQPNEENLRELRKFLLFGGLVGVPTETVYGLAANALDPEACAKIFEVKQRPTNDPLICHVSGIDALDDICEVNPLARRLAKRFWPGPLTYVLPKKAKVPDIVTAGLGSVAVRCSAHPDFHRLVEQCDFPIAAPSANPFAYISPTTAQHVEASLGSRISFILDGGPCAFGVESTIVDLRDESLPRVLRYGALPVEDIEIELGRSIDKPEPSDDADESVQHLAPGALPKHYSPRTPLELRGGLSPQDLDALADDQAALLISKPSQAVGANVFWLSESGKLSDIAAHLYAKLRELDELGFRQIVAEEAPELGLGLAINDRLRRASFR; encoded by the coding sequence ATGGCTAAAATTCTCCAACCTAACGAGGAAAACTTGCGTGAACTGCGCAAGTTTTTGCTTTTTGGCGGCCTTGTTGGCGTCCCCACCGAAACGGTCTACGGTCTGGCGGCCAACGCCCTCGATCCAGAGGCTTGCGCCAAGATCTTCGAGGTCAAGCAGCGCCCGACCAACGATCCGTTGATCTGCCACGTATCAGGCATCGACGCCCTCGATGACATCTGCGAGGTCAATCCCCTCGCTCGTCGCCTGGCGAAACGGTTTTGGCCCGGCCCGCTGACCTATGTCCTCCCCAAAAAGGCCAAGGTGCCCGACATCGTCACCGCCGGACTCGGCTCGGTGGCCGTTCGCTGCTCCGCGCACCCTGACTTCCATCGCCTGGTGGAGCAATGCGACTTTCCCATCGCCGCTCCGAGCGCCAACCCGTTCGCCTACATCAGCCCCACCACCGCCCAGCACGTGGAGGCCAGCTTGGGCTCGCGCATCAGCTTCATCCTCGACGGCGGTCCGTGCGCCTTCGGCGTCGAGTCGACCATTGTGGATCTGCGCGACGAATCGCTGCCCCGAGTGCTTCGCTACGGAGCCTTGCCGGTGGAAGACATTGAAATCGAACTGGGGCGCTCCATCGACAAGCCCGAGCCGAGCGACGATGCGGACGAGAGCGTGCAGCACCTCGCCCCCGGGGCCCTGCCCAAGCACTACAGCCCCCGTACTCCTCTCGAGCTACGCGGCGGGCTTTCTCCGCAGGACCTCGACGCCCTGGCCGATGATCAGGCGGCTTTGCTCATCTCCAAGCCATCCCAAGCAGTGGGAGCGAACGTCTTCTGGCTGAGTGAAAGCGGAAAACTATCCGACATCGCGGCCCATCTCTACGCCAAGCTGCGTGAGCTAGACGAGCTCGGTTTTCGCCAAATCGTCGCCGAAGAGGCCCCGGAGCTCGGGCTCGGACTTGCCATAAACGATCGCCTGCGCCGGGCGTCGTTTCGCTGA
- a CDS encoding AI-2E family transporter, translating to MNPLLRAFLALSTTVIIFYILHIGKELIIPFVLAVFIWYLINVLSTAITRVRIKGKTLPISLRYIASTLIIIAALGALFNFITQNVSEVIAVAPTYQERLQPMIDKIIDWLPIEEPPSLREFVSQFNFSNLLSRVATSLASIAGNASIISIYVIFLFLEQRSFGPKIRGMSTGSLSSEDVFEIIDEIASDIRTYIGIKTLTSAITGVVSYGIMAAIGLDFAAFFGTMIFFLNFIPTIGSILATIFPSLLSLLVFDSPLPIIGIIGGVTATQVLVGNMLEPRLMGSSLNLSPLVILFSLSLWGALWGVTGMFLCVPITVVAMIVCSHFPQTQPVAILLSSDGKIRGRKFGDALE from the coding sequence ATGAATCCTCTCCTCCGAGCCTTCCTCGCGCTCTCCACCACCGTAATCATTTTCTACATCCTTCACATCGGCAAGGAACTGATCATCCCCTTCGTGCTCGCGGTCTTCATCTGGTACCTGATCAACGTGCTCTCGACGGCCATCACCCGCGTCCGCATCAAAGGGAAAACCCTGCCTATCTCGCTTCGCTACATCGCCTCGACGCTCATCATCATCGCCGCCCTCGGAGCTCTTTTCAACTTCATCACGCAAAACGTCAGCGAAGTCATCGCCGTGGCTCCGACCTACCAGGAACGGCTGCAGCCCATGATCGACAAGATCATCGACTGGCTGCCCATCGAGGAGCCGCCCAGCCTGCGGGAGTTCGTTTCCCAGTTCAACTTCAGCAACCTGCTGTCCCGCGTGGCCACCTCGCTCGCCTCCATAGCGGGCAACGCCAGCATCATCAGCATCTACGTGATCTTCCTTTTTCTGGAACAGCGAAGCTTCGGGCCGAAGATACGCGGCATGTCCACCGGAAGCCTAAGCTCGGAAGACGTTTTCGAAATCATCGACGAGATCGCGTCCGACATCCGTACCTACATCGGTATAAAGACCCTCACCAGCGCCATCACCGGAGTCGTCAGCTACGGCATCATGGCCGCCATCGGATTGGATTTCGCCGCCTTTTTCGGGACGATGATCTTCTTCCTCAACTTCATTCCCACCATCGGATCCATCCTCGCCACCATCTTCCCTTCTCTGCTCTCGCTTCTTGTATTTGATTCCCCACTACCGATCATTGGAATCATCGGCGGCGTCACCGCCACACAGGTTCTCGTGGGCAACATGCTCGAGCCGCGCCTCATGGGCAGCTCGCTCAACTTGAGCCCCCTGGTCATCCTGTTCTCGCTCAGCTTGTGGGGAGCCCTGTGGGGAGTGACCGGCATGTTCCTGTGCGTGCCGATCACCGTTGTGGCCATGATCGTCTGCTCGCACTTTCCTCAAACGCAGCCAGTGGCGATCCTGCTTTCCAGCGACGGAAAGATTCGCGGACGCAAATTTGGAGACGCTCTGGAATGA
- the hisC gene encoding histidinol-phosphate transaminase, protein MPTAYSDLVKPELLSQPIYQPGKPIEDVARELGLDPNSIIKLASNENPLGASPKAIEAAKSALDDVELYPDGGCFELKRSLSETLGLEPEQFIVGNGSNEVLELLGHAFIGPGDEAVMGKGAFIVYKLVTLLFGGTPVEVPMSDFTHDLNAMASAVTERTKIVFLPSPDNPSGTANTAEDIRAFALGLPEHVLFVLDEAYAEYLENGPDLRDLIAAGRKIFCTRTFSKIYGLAGLRIGYGYGSAELVSLLNRAREPFNVNAIAQAAAIAALQDREFVGDCRAANEIGRLQLEAGFAKLGCSFIRSFANFVTVKVGDGMGCFQRLQEMGVIVRPLAPYGMPEWVRITIGLPEQNERALSALNSFLNS, encoded by the coding sequence ATGCCGACCGCGTATTCCGATCTCGTTAAGCCAGAACTGCTTTCCCAGCCAATCTATCAGCCGGGCAAGCCCATCGAAGACGTGGCCCGCGAGCTCGGACTCGATCCGAACAGCATCATCAAGCTCGCGTCCAACGAAAATCCCCTCGGCGCTTCGCCAAAGGCCATCGAAGCGGCGAAGTCTGCTCTGGACGATGTGGAGCTGTATCCAGACGGTGGATGCTTCGAGCTGAAGCGCTCCTTGTCGGAAACCCTTGGCCTGGAGCCGGAGCAGTTCATCGTGGGCAATGGCTCCAACGAGGTGCTGGAGCTGCTTGGCCATGCCTTTATCGGACCCGGGGACGAAGCGGTCATGGGCAAAGGGGCGTTCATCGTCTACAAGCTGGTCACGCTGCTATTTGGAGGCACGCCGGTTGAAGTGCCGATGTCGGATTTCACCCATGACTTGAATGCCATGGCCTCAGCGGTGACGGAACGCACCAAGATCGTTTTCCTGCCCAGTCCCGACAATCCCAGCGGAACCGCGAACACGGCCGAGGACATTCGCGCCTTCGCCCTCGGCCTTCCGGAACACGTTCTTTTCGTGCTCGACGAGGCGTATGCGGAGTACTTGGAAAACGGACCGGATTTGCGGGACCTCATCGCGGCTGGGCGAAAGATCTTTTGCACGCGAACCTTTTCAAAAATCTACGGATTGGCTGGCCTGCGCATCGGCTACGGGTATGGCTCCGCGGAGCTGGTCTCATTGCTCAACCGGGCCAGAGAGCCCTTCAATGTGAACGCCATCGCCCAGGCGGCAGCCATCGCGGCCTTGCAGGATCGCGAGTTCGTGGGCGACTGTCGAGCCGCCAACGAGATTGGGCGCCTGCAGTTGGAAGCCGGTTTCGCTAAGCTCGGCTGCTCCTTCATTCGCAGCTTCGCGAACTTCGTCACGGTCAAGGTGGGGGACGGCATGGGCTGCTTTCAGCGTCTGCAGGAGATGGGGGTGATCGTGCGACCGCTCGCCCCTTATGGAATGCCGGAGTGGGTGCGCATCACGATCGGCCTGCCGGAGCAGAACGAGCGGGCCTTGAGCGCTTTGAATTCGTTCTTGAACTCCTAG
- the ispH gene encoding 4-hydroxy-3-methylbut-2-enyl diphosphate reductase, producing MNNDAKTHSRPNAQVAPVAQRYVFLFLGNCRIVVRRGLERLWQPFGLGRNGVENAAAHLERLGFAEQPVKVAEVEDAELYFVVLDGMEIPRALMKEGYSSIPLWRFYENTDLLRPVLEALKANAIRIPYLYLNANDYIYRFRAESERNRQVYQSDDTSVALYHSALCDAIKAVKRAKERSATSPARLDFGATEFLLPSHFGFCLGVQNAIERAYETLAANPDKRVFMLSELIHNPFVNEDLKARGLRYLQSDKGVPLLDERSGSPYWDSLGEDDIVIIPAFGARDEDKLRLIERGLPIRQYDATCMLVEKVWKAARRYGQQGYTIIIHGKAEHEETKATFSNSAKHAPSLVIRDMKEAAALGDVIYADDPEEKRRLFEPFREKATAGFDPQTDLQRLALVNQTTLLRNETLKIIAFLEQVLCKKYGEAHVTEHLAMSSKGDTLCYATQVNQDALARALDEEIDAAIVVGGKNSSNTYQLFRLCQDRFGDRAFYIQSESNILSKEEIEHFIFPYDPNDPKQGIMETRRFLPDQESVRILVTGGASCPDGILQQIICRINGFFPQERIRSVESVLAELE from the coding sequence ATGAACAACGACGCCAAAACGCATTCTCGCCCGAACGCACAGGTTGCGCCAGTCGCGCAACGCTACGTCTTCCTTTTTCTCGGCAACTGTCGCATCGTGGTTCGACGCGGTTTGGAGCGCTTGTGGCAGCCGTTTGGCCTCGGGCGAAACGGAGTCGAGAATGCCGCCGCCCATCTGGAGCGCCTGGGCTTCGCGGAGCAGCCGGTGAAGGTGGCGGAGGTCGAGGACGCCGAGCTTTATTTCGTGGTCCTGGACGGGATGGAGATTCCGAGGGCCTTGATGAAGGAGGGCTATTCGAGCATCCCTCTCTGGCGTTTCTATGAGAACACCGATCTCCTGCGACCGGTGCTGGAGGCCTTGAAGGCGAACGCCATCCGCATCCCGTATCTTTACCTCAACGCCAACGACTACATCTACCGCTTTCGGGCCGAAAGCGAACGCAACCGCCAGGTGTACCAGAGCGACGATACCTCGGTCGCTCTTTACCACAGCGCCTTGTGCGACGCCATCAAGGCGGTGAAGCGGGCCAAGGAGCGATCCGCCACCAGCCCGGCCCGGCTCGATTTCGGAGCCACCGAGTTCCTTCTTCCGAGCCATTTCGGCTTCTGTCTCGGAGTGCAGAACGCCATCGAGCGGGCCTACGAGACCTTGGCCGCCAATCCCGACAAGCGCGTCTTCATGCTCAGCGAGCTGATCCACAACCCGTTCGTGAACGAGGATCTCAAGGCGCGCGGCTTGCGCTACCTGCAGAGCGATAAGGGAGTGCCGCTGCTGGACGAGCGTTCGGGATCGCCCTATTGGGATAGCTTAGGCGAGGACGACATCGTGATCATCCCGGCGTTCGGCGCTCGGGACGAGGACAAGCTGCGGCTCATCGAGCGCGGGTTGCCGATCCGCCAATACGATGCGACCTGCATGCTGGTGGAAAAGGTCTGGAAGGCGGCTCGACGCTACGGTCAGCAAGGCTATACCATCATCATCCATGGCAAGGCGGAGCACGAGGAGACCAAGGCTACCTTCTCCAACAGCGCCAAGCACGCCCCTTCGCTGGTGATTCGGGACATGAAGGAAGCGGCGGCCTTGGGCGACGTCATCTACGCCGACGATCCAGAGGAGAAGCGACGCCTGTTCGAACCCTTCCGTGAAAAGGCCACCGCTGGCTTCGATCCGCAAACGGATCTGCAACGGCTGGCCTTGGTCAACCAAACCACCTTGCTGCGCAACGAAACGCTGAAGATCATCGCCTTCCTCGAGCAGGTCCTCTGCAAGAAGTACGGCGAGGCGCACGTCACCGAGCACTTGGCCATGAGCAGCAAGGGAGATACGCTCTGCTACGCGACGCAGGTCAACCAGGACGCCTTGGCTCGGGCCCTCGACGAGGAGATCGACGCGGCGATCGTGGTCGGCGGCAAGAACAGCTCCAACACCTACCAGCTCTTCCGGCTCTGTCAGGACCGCTTCGGCGATCGGGCCTTCTACATCCAATCTGAATCCAACATCCTGTCCAAGGAGGAGATCGAGCACTTCATCTTCCCCTACGATCCAAACGATCCCAAGCAAGGGATAATGGAAACCCGACGCTTCCTGCCGGACCAGGAGTCGGTGCGCATCCTCGTCACAGGCGGGGCGTCGTGCCCGGACGGCATCCTGCAGCAGATCATCTGCCGCATCAACGGGTTCTTCCCGCAGGAGCGCATTCGTTCCGTGGAAAGCGTGCTCGCGGAGCTCGAATAA
- a CDS encoding putative porin, protein MTSKALLLATLSGACLLAAQSSLAYDWETSLSIEDKENASDPSYNLSAKRYFAPLDSATNAPLAEIPFIDRLAELELDFSYQKDSRTLQLSPFRINTSTSIEIENKWKSFGIGYRHANASSPHSFSAAFNYVDIEVQLPQFSWWRRFGTGEYELVDYNLITDERAVYSYGIGYEYYLSDSWTVGTALSLNESSFSDTYTASIGSKRLWDLGNDRWLSASASINYIGSKNPYSDDETFAADLAMSYYFSKRSSVSIGASFHEGNQPETYTLSGKHFFNDQLYLELGLEQTEYGYSSSMLPDGSVLDPDETAVQATLGFRF, encoded by the coding sequence ATGACATCAAAAGCCTTGTTACTCGCCACCCTAAGCGGCGCCTGTCTGCTAGCGGCTCAATCGTCGCTCGCCTACGACTGGGAGACCAGTTTGAGTATCGAAGACAAAGAAAACGCCAGCGATCCCAGCTACAACCTGTCCGCCAAGCGCTACTTCGCTCCACTGGATAGCGCCACCAACGCGCCGCTGGCGGAAATTCCGTTCATCGATCGCCTAGCGGAGCTGGAGCTCGACTTCTCCTACCAAAAGGATTCGCGCACGCTGCAATTATCCCCCTTCCGCATTAACACCAGCACGTCCATCGAGATCGAAAACAAATGGAAGTCTTTCGGCATCGGATACAGGCACGCCAATGCATCGAGCCCGCATAGCTTCAGCGCCGCCTTCAACTACGTCGACATCGAGGTTCAACTCCCCCAGTTCAGCTGGTGGAGGCGCTTCGGGACAGGGGAGTACGAGCTTGTCGACTACAACCTCATCACCGACGAACGAGCGGTCTACTCCTACGGCATTGGCTACGAGTACTACCTTTCCGACTCATGGACGGTTGGCACCGCCCTCAGTCTAAACGAATCCTCCTTCAGCGACACCTACACGGCGTCGATCGGTTCCAAGCGACTTTGGGACCTCGGCAACGACCGCTGGCTGAGCGCGAGTGCATCTATAAACTACATTGGCTCCAAGAACCCCTACTCAGACGACGAAACATTCGCAGCAGACCTGGCTATGAGCTACTACTTCAGCAAGCGTAGCAGCGTTTCCATCGGAGCATCGTTCCACGAAGGGAACCAACCCGAAACCTACACTCTGAGCGGCAAGCACTTCTTCAACGATCAGCTCTACCTCGAGCTCGGCCTTGAGCAGACCGAATACGGCTATAGCTCGAGCATGCTCCCCGACGGCAGCGTCTTGGATCCCGACGAAACCGCTGTCCAAGCCACCCTCGGTTTCCGTTTCTAG